TAAAGTAGCATGACATGGAAACACTTCTAATGCATATCCTACACAGACATacaaaaaaggaatttattttcaCAGAGAAGTGCTTCAAACCTAAATTTTAGTTCCATCAATTGATTAAATAAGCACTTCCAGGCAAAACTTGTCCACTGATTTTCACTAAAGCCCCCAGCTCTCCCCCTGCTCCCCTGACGCATCTCAGCCATGCGCGGGGAGCACCTTCAGTGTGAGGAACTCAGCTGGACTATAAAtcatttgttttcatatcttatACAAACACTCTATTAGTTTAACTTAATAAAATTGGCCTTTTGCAAAAACTTCCTTATGGAAGTAAAAATGCTAAAACACTGAATACAATGGGCCCAACAACCAGCAGGAAGGAAGAATGCAGACTTGGGGTCATGGGTTTGGGGTCCTGAGCGGCcagggccccccccccccgactGGTGGGACCCCAGCTCTCAAGCACTCGGCCCATACCTCAGGACCTCCTTTTGGAGCTGCTCCCATAAGAAGTGCGCCTACTCCCTTCCTTGGCACATACACCCTTGAAGGCACCATCTTCACCCCCCAGCTCTCCACTTCACACTCCAGATCCCACCAGGACAAAGCCCCTGTCCCCCAGGCCCCACACTGCCCCGTGAAGGGGACTGGCAGCGGCTCGCCAGCGCATGAGCCCCACCCTGGACAAGGACAGGCACCTCCGGCCAGTCCCAGACCCTCTGACTGCCTCTCCTGCTCATGATGGGCTCAGGCCAAAGAGAGCTCTCACCCAGGGAGCAGGGAAACCCGAGTCCACCTTCACATCTGGCCCAAATCTGACCACGCTTGGGGATGGCCCTCTTGCTGGGAGCATGACCAAAGCCCCCGCTGCCCCCAACCCCTTCTCCAGTCTGAGCACAATGGCCCAAGAGGCCCTGCTCAGCGCAGCCACATGCCACGGGCCTCCCAGTGGCCCCATCTCCCAGGACGAGGGCCAACACACTCAGCACGCCCACCAGGGCCCGACATAACCAGGCCCCGGCTCCTCCCCGACCCTCTCCTGCtcatcctgtgtctcctccagggGCGTAGCTGTACAAAGCACACCTCGCTGACTTCCCCATCCCCACAAGAACACGACCCTGAAGGGCAGGGAGCTCCTCTGCTCTCTCCACTGAGGGCCTGCGGTGGGACCAGTGTCACAGGTGGGGCAGTTAAGGCCCCTTATGGATCAGCTCTGGATCAAAGTGGAGGCAGGTCCTCCTGAGGACCCAGACTCACAGGGTGTTGTCAACCGCCCACCCACCTGCTAATGGTATCAGTGACACACTGCCTTACCATTGGCTTTACTCTCAGCTCTACTGCCATTTCATGTGATGAGACGTGGCATGTAGCTTTCTCAACATGTCGGTCTGACTCCTCAGCTGTACTCAGGTTTCCGAGGAGGAAAGCCGTGCACTACACTCACTCGGAGACCACTGCCCTAAGGTGACCTGCAGGAGCTTCTGCCCACTCAGCTGGCTGTCTGTCCTATGCCTATCTGGGTCTGACAGGGGCTCTGCTCCACGCTGCTCCCAAACACAGTCCCGATCCTTTGATCCTCAGTGTCTGCAGACTCTGGCCCATTTCAAGCTGCGAACGTGAAGGCCCCACCCCATGGCGCTGTGAACACACAAGCACAGTCAGCCCCAGAGCCTGACACTTTGCATGGAACAGGTATCCAACAAAGGTTGAGgaagaaaccaaaagagaaatCATCCAATGGTTCAACTCCCCCTTTTAACTTCAGGGGTTCAGGAAGGCAGACCAAGATACCTGGGGGACAGAAAATGGACCATCTTCACATCtagcagaggaaaaagaaaagggaaaagaaatgaactctTCCACTTCCATTTACACCAGTAAAAATTCAGTCCTAAGAGTGGAGCTCACAAGTCTGGAAAAGTAGATTGCACATGCATGTCTGCATATATCAGGAGATATTTTTATAGCAAGAGAGATGCAAGGTGCATAACCCTCTGTGGGAACCGACTCCTGAAGCATATGTGCAGCCTTACATTTTCTGATACAGGACTGTTTCGGTGAAGAAAGTTTTTCAGAGCTGAGCCCGAGACAAGTTTCTAAAGCAGCACAATGAACCAAGGGCATAATGAACAGAGCACGTACCGAGTGGCATCCTGCAGTGTTCCAGGAACAAGTCCAGGGCACTCTTCAGTCTTTTGGTGTCGTGCAAAAGTAGCAGCGTTTTCATGTGATCCAGAATGAACACGTCTGAGGGGGACACACTGTGAGTTTCCAGTTGTTTAAATAGCTTGTTGGTGCTTTCCATAAAGACACCAGAATCGGAATCCTTGGAGACACCTAAACAAAGACAGGGTCACTGAGAATTGCATTTTTACTCTTGTAAACTGAAGATAAACTTTTACCTCTTAAAGAAAGCCTCAAACGTATATTTCTACCTAAGAGTGATGTGTTTGGGATACAAAAAGTCGCCATGAGGGACATTCAGAGCAGAACTCTgaaaagaaagcaacaaaatacaaTTATTGAAGTGCAGTGGAAATGTGGTGTCTGTTAAGGCACTGACTCATAAAGCATCTGGATGTCCCGTGTCCTAGAAGTCACACACAGAGCACAGGGGACAGACACCACACCAAGCTCTCTGACGGCATCAGGAACTGCAGACAACAAAGCTGCTGGGCATCTGCGATGCTCTGGGGAAGCCCAGGAGGTGACCGTGGCTCTTCTGTTGCTCACAAGCCACAGCACCCTCCCCATCACATCGTGCTGAGGCTGTTTCTGCATTAGCCCCAGCTGGCACTCATAGAATGTCCAGAGCCTATGACTCTGTGGCCTTTGCCAACTCTGAAAAGCTCCTGGCTGCCACCTCTTCCCATCCCACTGCCCAGTCCCATGGCGAGCCTCCTTCTGACCTATGTGGTTGCTATGCCTAGAAGCTCCATTTGGTTATCCTAATAGGTTCAAATTTTCTCGTGAAAGTCTCTGATTTGTACCCTTGTCCACCTTCTCCCCACTTCTTGGACATCTCAGTCACAGCTGTTTTAGATCTGCCATCTGGTAACAGCAGCGTCTCTACTCCATGGACCCTTTCTACTACGCTGTTCCTCATGGTTTAGGTCATGCCATCCTGTCTCTTGCAGCACCTCGCACACTCCATCGAATGCAGAGAAAATCTCAGGAGCTCAGCTCATGGCATTCTCCTTGCCTCTGCTTGGCAGACAGGGAAGGAGCCATGGACAGAGCTGACAGCAGGGGGTTGCATGTATGGCCAGCAGAAGTCCAGCTGCACCTGAGCGTGTGGCCAGCATGCTGTGCAGGAGGGTCAGTTTAGCCCTGCCTGCTTGGTCCCCAAGACACCAAAGGctgccctcctcccatcccacagTTCAGGGCTGAGCCACGACTTTAAAGGGGACCAGTGTGGCTCTGCTTCTGatctttgaccttcctttgtcACAGAGCTGCCAACTCTGGGCCCTCCACCTTCCTTCCCAGACCTGAGCAGCCCCAGGGCTCTGCTAGACACCCTGCTCCCCAGGGTTGCACTGGCCCTTCCCCTGGACCCTCACTCGAGCCTGTCTGGATGGGCAAACACCTGAGGGGCAGAGGACAAACACCCGAGGGGTGGAAGGCAAGCacctggagggaggagggcagcAGGTGTCTGGCTCCCCTGGCCTGTGCTGCGCCTTCTCTGGGACCTGCCCTTGGCCTCCTCAGCAGCTCCCGAAACCCCAAGTTCACCTTACACATTAGACTCCTTGGCAGGAGGGTCGTCTGCCAGAAGCTACTCTCTCAGGCAGAGATCATCTACTGAAATCTCTCTGAATCCTATTTCTGTTCTGCAGTGTATCTGCCTCCTCCTCCTATTAGTGTCATGTGGATATCTGCTAAGGATGTTTTCAACTTATTGTCAATACAAAGTGTGGGTAAACAAGCAAAGAGAGAAAGGGTTAATCTTCTTGGTTAAAATGGATCCACTAAGCACAGTTTTTTTGCATCATTGTTTAAGTCCATTCTTTACCCCTCCAGTTATTATATAGTCAGCATTTCTCATCTCGTTTGTGCTACAGTCTGGACGCACtaaaccactggattgccagaaTCTACGAGGAACAGATCAGAACCAGGGGAGGTGAAAGGTAACTCAGCACTCTGCTCTTGTCTCCTGATCCTTAGGGCTGTCAGACTCTATCTAAAGGTAAGGAATCATCACCCATCAGAACCAACTCCAGAATAAATTTCATCTCCTAAATCAGTACAAATAGTGCTCAAGTATCCTGAACACAGGAAAATCTCAAATCACTGAGTCATACATTGGGGAGCAAATCAATGTGTACACTTCCTTCACGACTCTACCAGCTGATGAAAAAGAGCAAGAGTTCATCAGTCCAACCTGGATTTATATTCTCTGCAGACATACAGCTGAGAATACCAACATATTCAGAGAAATGAGGATGAGGAGACCACCTTCATCTGGACCCACACTGCTAATGGGCTGGCTATTAACCCTGGTAAGCCTCAAGCAGGGGGTGAGCTGAGATCTTTGCTGGGATGaatttaaatatttgcatttttgccTCAAAACTAACAACTTATTTtgaatactgaatattttaatgtattttgtattttaaacattttaaatttgctCATTTTTTCCAAGTGAGTGGATGCCATTATTCAACAGaacaacaggaaaaaacataccatcataaaaataaatttcttgtgTTGACTTCAAAAAGTTCAGGATACCATCTGCCTTTTCATTGGTACTTTTCACCTCTTCCTCCTCAGCGTCCGGGACTCCTCCCTCCTCAAGGGGCAGGACCTGCTCCTCCACAGCGCCCGCAGCCCCGCCCGCCGTGGCACCCCCAGCATTCTCTCCATCAGTCGCTCGCACATCCTCCTGCTCACTGCTGGTCTCTTCAGGCTGGTACATGAAGTGCACGCTAGAGGCTCCTGTTTGTGAGCCAGCTGCTTTCTTCCTTTgcatttgctgtttctttttgagtttcctttttttatttttgcttattgtgGGGCCATCTGTGTGCCATGGTTGCAATTTTTCTTGCAGAAGACTCTGCTGTTTTTCTGATTCTGCTGGTTTTACATGGGTGTTattgggatttttaaattttttctttgatttatgcTTTCTAATTCTTCTTCTCTTTGGCAGATCGTGAAGATCCTgatctataaaaacaaaaattcaaatacaACAATTTTCTGTAAAGTGGAATCATAACAAACTCACTAGGCTAAATAAATTTTCCATTAGGATTTTGTAAATTTAGTAGAAAAGGAACTTAAGACATTTACTTCAGtgattattaattttattcaaaCCAAGTACACTATCAAAGATCCTGGGATTTATCATTAAGTAAATTAACAACCTACTTGTTCTTCCaaaacaggtgtgtgtgtgtctgtatttattcattattGCAGTCATGACATATGGTGATTTTAAGGATGTTTAAGAGCTGTTGCAATTTTATCCAGAGTAAAATTTCACTCCtagttttggggaaaaaaccATGAATTCTTATGCTTTTTTAAGTGTGCTTTAGTACCTTCTAAAGAGTTACTTTTATGTGGGGATGAGAAGCAAAGTGATGACTGAACCGTCCCAGTCAGCGATGGGTCACACCTGAATGAAGGGGAGATCTAGGCTCTCAGAGAAGTTGAAGGTCTGGAGTAGATGTGTGGCAGCAAGGCCTGTGGGAGGACATGGGGCCTGAGAGGAATCACCCCCTGCCAGTGCTGCCCTGGCCATCCTATCTTGGCACCCTGGTGGCAGTGCATGCCCAGTGCACACTCAGCACACACCCACTCTGCTCCAGCAGACCAAGGACAGCCGTGCTGCCACCCATACTCAGAGGCTCTTACGGGTGATCCCTGGGCCCATCACAGGTCATGGTGAAACTTCTGAAACACTGTGTCACCCCATGGAATGAAAagccctctcccacaaagtcccaCTCTGGAGGCTTGATCTGCCACTGATGCCAGACGGAAGGTGCCGTGGGGTCGATGAGGGGCTCGAGAGTCAAGAGCCCACGGGTCACCCCTGTGGTCCCCGAGGCTATGGCCACCCTTGTTCTGGGCTCCACATCCATCTAGGCGCCCACACACCTCCCTGCCGCTCCCGGTGACATGGAGGCCCTGCCCTGCAGCCAGGAGTGGTCGCCACATCAGGCACTGCTGCTAGAGACAGGCAAAGAGTCCTCCCTGGCCCTGGTCCTTGATTTTCTCTTGATGTACGTGACAACTGAAGACCTGCTGCCGCCTGGAACTTTGCATGAAGCCCAAATCACTGCTCAGAAAGTCATGACATGAGAGTCATGTAGTCCCACACAAGCTGTATTTTCTCACTCTCCTCAATCACAGTggatgactaagcacagcactttcCTATTTCATTTGAAAGGTGATGTAACTGACATTAGGGACCTGCTTAGTGTAACAGGGCACAGCTGATTCATGAGAACTTCCGAATAGCTGGCCCTTGAGTTGGtcttgtaaaatattaatatttgaaaaatgacaGTAGCttatgaaaattttttaattctCCAGGTTCAGTTAAAAAAGGGAAACATCAGATTTCTCTTCATTAGGGTCTATTCTTGcctttatttatttggaaaataatcaCCTAAAGGATGCTCCATCATGTCACTGTAAAGCCATCTGGGGACCAGTGTGCAGTCACTTGGGGGCATCCTCTCTGTCTACTAAGAGTGGTATCCAGGGACTTGCTCTTATTTCTCCCCAGTATCTGCATTCTTCAGGCCCATCCAGCCGAGCCATTTGCCGACATTATCCTCCAGTCATTTCTCTCTCCAAGCAGTGAGAGCGCAACATGAATGCAACCCTGTGAAGACGGTGAGCCGTCAGCCTGCTACTCTGACTATAAAACAGGGATCCAAGGAGGAGGATGTGGCAAAAAAGGCTGTAAACTGTAAGCGTATCATACTTTTTTATATAACTGTGGGTGTGCACTTCTTAAGAGGAAAACTTAATACAATACTAAGACAGTGAAGATTCAGATGCTGGGGGTTAACTGTGGTTTCTGGGTGCTGTGATTGTAGGTTATTTCCTTCACTGTACTTTTCGGATTCCCAACTGTAAGACATTGAGCAGATACAGCTTTCATAATAAggaaaattgaatattttaaacttaGTGAAATTATAACAACTGAAAACATATGGGATGCCACTAAATTCTGCTTAAAGGCAAATTTATGATCTTAAATatgtcaggaaagaaaaaaggctaAAAATCAATGATATAAGCAAGAAGCTGGAAAAACACAACTTACACCTGATGAAAGTAGAAGAAACAACAATAAGAGGCgcagaaaagagaggaagaggaaaggaaaatccAACAGAGAGGCAGCAGCCAGCACTGACACGGTGAAGAAAGACAAACAGCGCAAGACAGGACGGACTGGTAAACACAGTCTCGGTGAAGGCATGTGTTAACACCCTGCCTGTGGACTCTAAAGGACCGGGAAGATAACCCTGTGAACAGCTCTGTGCAGATACATCAGCGAGCAAGCCCACAGCCAGCTACAGGCCTAGGTGGAATCACCTAACGTCTGGGAAACatttaacaaagaaacaaatgccacacacacacaaaacatttccagagaatagcaacaGTGACAGTGACAGCGCTTTGTGAGGACAACACAGTGTTCATTTCAAAACCGGAGGAGGACTCCGCAGGAAGGGGAGCCTGCAGGCCAGCCCTCCCATAAACGTCAACACTAGAGAAACACGACTTCTAGACAAAGTATCAACTGATTGACTGCAGCCGCATGAAGGACTCAATCAGTGTTAACATCACTACATCAGGGAAACTGGTTGCAAACTAGAAACAGAGGGGAAATGCGAAAtgtgacagagggtgagaaaaGCCCTCCCCCTGCCAGCTCTGAAGAATGCCCGGGCAGGGCAAGAGGGGAGCAGGAGGAATGTCAGAGGTGGAAGGAGGTGCTTCTGGGACGCCAGCCTGACGGCACCTCTGTGAGCCCAGAAAGCCCCAGGCCCTACAGACCCGCTGCGGGGGAGCATGCAAACACAGAGGCGGGACGCAAGCTCACACACCCAGCAACCAGGGTGGCAAGACGACACCCAGAACACCAAGTGCGGGGCCCCCACCTGGACAAGAACTGCAGCCCCAGAGCAGCAGGGTGCTTTGCTGCCCTGGGCCTCTCCGTGAGGGCTCCAGACAAGAATGAAACCTGCTAATAGCTCTTGAGTGTGACTGCTGGGCCCATGAGTGACTATGGTGTGTGCTGACTGCAGCCCTAGATCAGAGTCTACACTGAGAGCCCACCTAGGACTCTGTCTCACCTTTGCGTGCATGTGGTAAAAGTCAAACTTTCTCAGTCAAACAGAGTGCCTGCTCTGCTccacacctgggaagctctggaaAGCATGCATCAAGATTTCTTCAGCCCAGACAGAGTCAATAAGATCTGAAAACTGATCTGCCTCAGAACTGCGGCCTAAATCTGTCAAAACACATTTAAAGGATGGTTGTTTAACTCACAGTGAATCCACATTAGAATTGTGCAGTGAGTTCATGCTTCCAAAAGCCACGAAGTTAATAACTATTTCAATTGGAGCTTGCTATTagaataataatcataatagcCTCCCATAAAAATGACTTGATTTTAATGACTCTGCAGCTTGATCTGAACACAAAAACCATGTCAATACAGTCAAACCACTTGTAATTATGAACGAGGAAAGAGGACTGGTGCTTCCTTACTggctgtttttataaatattcaacTTGGTCATCAAATATTGACTGAAGACTCAACTCCAGCAGGCGCCAGTGCCTTAGGGAACTAAGAGCTGGCAGTTCTCACATTTGCACAAGCTTTGCAACAAACCCAGTCTGATTGGCACGGCGAGTGTGGGGTTTGCCAGTGCAGGATTATTGCCATCAGGTAGTCAAGGAAACAGGTTGGAGAAGCAAGGAAGGCCACACATACATTCAGCAGTGGGGCTGCAGACGCCAGGCCCTTCCCACATCCCCAGCCACCTGGCAAGTTGGGGTTCCAGCCCCCAAGAGTTGGAAGTGAGGCTGCGAGAGCAAAAAGTTGTAGAAATAATCACGTACTGGATGGAAGGCAAGAGCGGGGCACCTGCATTTCTGAGGTGGGTGTGTGTCGGGGGGCACCTGCATTTCTGAGGTGGGTGTGGGGTCAAGAAGGCTAAGAGAGGAAGCAGGGAAGGACCTTGTGAAGGAGAGGCCCCCATGCTGGGGTGACCAGGCGGAGGGCAGAGGGCCGTGGCACCTGATGCTGCCTGCTGGCTGCACAGGGGGCAGGTCAGAACAGGGTGACAGCAGTCGTGGCACGTCTCAGATGGACACAGGATGTGTTGTGAGGTCAGCAAATGAGACACCAACCACTGCAGAGCTGGGCCCCAGCAGGACTGACCAGCAAGAATAGGACTGGCAGGAGCAGACGGGAGCCCAGGGCGCAGGAACCCAGGGGCTGTTTCTGCAGGCAGGGTGAAGGTCATGGGAGGAGCCCACAGGAGCCCGGCGAGGAGCTCCGTGTCCACCAGAGCCCGCTGGCCCTCTACTGAGAGCCGCATGGCCCAGGAGCCACTCCTGTCACAAACAGCATAGCGGAGGCTGCTGAAAGTAAGAGAGGGGGGCGTTGAGAACCCTGAGCGGGAGAAACCACGCCACAGATGTCCGCAGAGGAATTAAAACCAAAGCAAGGGAGATTTCGTAGGAAATCTGGAAAAGGAAGACATCTCCAGAGGAAGATGCAAACAAGAGCCTAGGAAGGAGGAACCGGGAAACGGCCCAGACAGCAGGCGGTGGGAGAGTGTAGAAAAGACACCTGGAGGCACCTCACAGTCACTGAAACCACAGACCTGAAAACAGATACCAGGGTGCCAGCACCCAGCAGAGAGCAAAACTGTCGCACTGATGACAGTGTTCATATGCCAAGGGCTTATCAAGCACCAGGGAAAGTTCTAGATGTCTTTCAGTGTGGGAAAGGGGAGCCTAGTTATAAACAAGTTGCTTACATAAGACAGATTtcagctacttaaaaaaaaatgatatatctATAtgcaatgaaatggaaaaaaaaatctccataacACACCAAGTGTGGAAAATGGTTTATAACGTAGGACGTATAATATGTACTTTTATAAAAGCTGCATGTGCACATACAACATGTACAgggagaattttgaaaaaatgtttattgagatCTTGCCCAGGTGGTCTTAGGTAATGTTTTACTTCCTGTGTGTTTTCTATAATGCTCGACTTTTCTATAGTAAGCGTTTCTGTAGTCCAGAAaaacacttttctttaaaaaaaggattgGCGTAACAGAGAAGAAAAGGCCCTCTTTCCTAGAGGCTGGCCTGTTTTTCAGttcataagaaagctgaggttcCTATTTCTGTGTAGAACATGTGCATGTAATGTCTCTCTGTAGAGGTCCCAGAACTTCACCTGCTGGCAGCGGCAGGCAGGGACTCCTCTTCTGCAGGATGAACAAAGGATCTTTGCAAAGCTGCTGAGGCACTGTTAGGACGGCAGGACATGAATGCCTACAGCGAAGGGATGTGCCTCTGGCTGCACA
The sequence above is drawn from the Ovis aries strain OAR_USU_Benz2616 breed Rambouillet chromosome 26, ARS-UI_Ramb_v3.0, whole genome shotgun sequence genome and encodes:
- the ERICH1 gene encoding glutamate-rich protein 1 isoform X1 — translated: MAALRRHVFVGKVLKKLYPEVSHGQEKKAPVTPASRNPSEKVAPEREKGQSVPPETGGDTRVQPMQRLYTVGLPPKGWVPPLLEPPSCSSSESSSNSEDTGDQDLHDLPKRRRIRKHKSKKKFKNPNNTHVKPAESEKQQSLLQEKLQPWHTDGPTISKNKKRKLKKKQQMQRKKAAGSQTGASSVHFMYQPEETSSEQEDVRATDGENAGGATAGGAAGAVEEQVLPLEEGGVPDAEEEEVKSTNEKADGILNFLKSTQEIYFYDGVSKDSDSGVFMESTNKLFKQLETHSVSPSDVFILDHMKTLLLLHDTKRLKSALDLFLEHCRMPLEYARVISAFFNYWITHILPEKNDE
- the ERICH1 gene encoding glutamate-rich protein 1 isoform X4, whose translation is MAALRRHGGDTRVQPMQRLYTVGLPPKGWVPPLLEPPSCSSSESSSNSEDTGDQDLHDLPKRRRIRKHKSKKKFKNPNNTHVKPAESEKQQSLLQEKLQPWHTDGPTISKNKKRKLKKKQQMQRKKAAGSQTGASSVHFMYQPEETSSEQEDVRATDGENAGGATAGGAAGAVEEQVLPLEEGGVPDAEEEEVKSTNEKADGILNFLKSTQEIYFYDGVSKDSDSGVFMESTNKLFKQLETHSVSPSDVFILDHMKTLLLLHDTKRLKSALDLFLEHCRMPLEYARVISAFFNYWITHILPEKNDE
- the ERICH1 gene encoding glutamate-rich protein 1 isoform X3 — its product is MAALRRHVFVGKVLKKLYPEVSHGQEKKAPVTPASRNPSEKVAPEREKGQSVPPETDQDLHDLPKRRRIRKHKSKKKFKNPNNTHVKPAESEKQQSLLQEKLQPWHTDGPTISKNKKRKLKKKQQMQRKKAAGSQTGASSVHFMYQPEETSSEQEDVRATDGENAGGATAGGAAGAVEEQVLPLEEGGVPDAEEEEVKSTNEKADGILNFLKSTQEIYFYDGVSKDSDSGVFMESTNKLFKQLETHSVSPSDVFILDHMKTLLLLHDTKRLKSALDLFLEHCRMPLEYARVISAFFNYWITHILPEKNDE
- the ERICH1 gene encoding glutamate-rich protein 1 isoform X2, translated to MAALRRHVFVGKVLKKLYPEVSHGQEKKAPVTPASRNPSEKVAPEREKGQSVPPETGGDTRVQPMQRLYTVGLPPKGWVPPLLEPPSCSSSESSSNSEDTGDQDLHDLPKRRRIRKHKSKKKFKNPNNTHVKPAESEKQQSLLQEKLQPWHTDGPTISKNKKRKLKKKQQMQRKKAAGSQTGASSVHFMYQPEETSSEQEDVRATDGENAGGATAGGAAGAVEEQVLPLEEGGVPDAEEEEVKSTNEKADGILNFLKSTQEIYFYDGVSKDSDSGVFMESTNKLFKQLETHSVSPSDVFILDHMKTLLLLHDTKRLKSALDLFLEHCRMPLEYARVISAFFNYWITHVDVQLSQH